The following is a genomic window from candidate division KSB1 bacterium.
TCATTTAATGAATGGAAATTTAAAACACTTCAATAAGGACATAATATGGCCGGCAATTATGACAGTCTTGTCGTGATTATGGGTAACCAGCTTTATCCATCACTTGAGGGCCTTGAACCGGGCAATTCATTAATTTTTATGGCGGAAGATATAAATCTATGTCGTCGCTACCAATATCATAAAAAAAAACTTGTACTCATTTTATCAGCTATGCGTTCATACCGTGACAAGTTGAAAACGCGTTATGATATAGAATACTGGCGTCTCGACAAAGATGGACGGGATATGAGCTATATAGACAAATTATCCTCAACGGTAAAGAGCCATCACATCCGGCAGGTAAAATGTTTCGAAATTCCTGACCAGGCTCCCCGCGAGATGCTTAAAGACTGCTGCCGGTCTCTAAATGTTCAACTGTCTTTTTATGACTCACCCGGCTTTCTCACACCGGACAGTGAATTTAAATCCGAACGAATGCAGTCTTTTTATATCAGACAGAGAAAACGGCTCAATCTGCTTATCAAAGACGGTAAACCAGTGGGCGGCAAATGGTCCTTTGACAAAGAAAACCGCAAAGCTCTGCCGAAAAACATTCATGTACCGAAACCAAGTTTTCCAGCTCAAACCGACCATACCCGTGAGATTCTGTAGCTTTGTAGAAAAGACCTTTCCGGATCATCCCGGTTCCATCGCAGAATTCAGCCTGCCTACCACCCGGACCCAAGCGCTGAGCTTTTTCGATGATTTTCTGCAGAACCGTTTCGAACAGTTTGGCCCGTATGAAGATGCAATCAATTCAGAGCATCCCTTTTTGTTTCACTCTATCATTTCTCCTGCGTTGAATATTGGTTTAGTGACGCCACAGGATATTCTTGATAAACTCGAACCAATTATGTATGCAGGCGATGTTCATCTGCCCAGTCTGGAAGGACTGATCAGACAAATTGTCGGATGGCGTGAATATATGTACGGAATGTATCGGATTTTGAATCTGAAAGGTAATTTTTTTCAGCAGAAACGCAGACTCACACAAGCCTGGTATGAAGGGACAACCGGCATCCCTCCTCTTGATCATTGCATCCAAAAAGCTTTGCGGTATGGGTATCTGCACCACATCG
Proteins encoded in this region:
- a CDS encoding cryptochrome/photolyase family protein; the encoded protein is MAGNYDSLVVIMGNQLYPSLEGLEPGNSLIFMAEDINLCRRYQYHKKKLVLILSAMRSYRDKLKTRYDIEYWRLDKDGRDMSYIDKLSSTVKSHHIRQVKCFEIPDQAPREMLKDCCRSLNVQLSFYDSPGFLTPDSEFKSERMQSFYIRQRKRLNLLIKDGKPVGGKWSFDKENRKALPKNIHVPKPSFPAQTDHTREIL
- a CDS encoding FAD-binding domain-containing protein codes for the protein MRFCSFVEKTFPDHPGSIAEFSLPTTRTQALSFFDDFLQNRFEQFGPYEDAINSEHPFLFHSIISPALNIGLVTPQDILDKLEPIMYAGDVHLPSLEGLIRQIVGWREYMYGMYRILNLKGNFFQQKRRLTQAWYEGTTGIPPLDHCIQKALRYGYLHHIERLMIVGNLMLLSGIHPKEVFTWFMELFVDSADWVMTPNVYGMSQFADGGQIATKPYIAGSNYILKMSNYKKGTWCDIADGLYWRFIEMHKDFFDTNPRMRIMTRALMNLDKNHKQTIFTAAESFIDRTTTL